AAGAAAATTCGAGCTGCCAAAAATTAGGGTAGTTTACATTTTCGTGGCGGGTCAAGGCAATAATGTTGTTGCACTGCCTACATTTTGCACTTGGGTTTGTGTAGGGAGAGAAACTGGTTGGACGCAAGGAGTGATGAAAAAGCAAGTGATGTTGGGCAGTGCATTACTATGTACATGGAGTTTATGAAACCATGTAATCTGATGGTTAGCTATTTACCTCATGGGATGAACCCTAACGAATATGATAAACCGGGACGGAGTCGATTTACTCCTTGTTATGCTCCCGATATGATCACTTTGGTGGTTCAGCTTTGAAATTGTGGTGTCGGAATTGGTTTCTCGATCTCCGATGTGAATTTGATTCTTGACAGGGCACCTAATTAGGGTGGCAATGGAGATTGAAATGTATTGATGCTAATCCGCCCTTGTTGCTagttaaattttggacttgaaAAACGACCTGTTTTGTACATTGGGTTCGCAAGGGCGAAACCATGCTTAGACTAGGTTGAGCTACCGTCTGGGGcaaattttttgaacaaataaaGAGAATTATTATTAACGCTTCAAAATTTAACTATGCTTTTTTAAAAATTAGCCCATCTCACCAAGCAAAATTGGTTCATTTcaccctaattttttttgttttctctatCCCACTCGACCCCACCAGGCCTTGAACCTGGGGCCTAATCTGCCCCATGCCTTACCCACACCCTCACCACTAGGCTATTCCTAGTGGTTCATTTCACCCTAATTGATCGTAgatggagaaaaagaaaagttattTCAAGTTCTGTCCTGGAGTTAGTTATGTCATTAGGGTTTAGCTAATACGATATTGTTATATTCTTATAGCCTTATTTATTTTTCGACTAAGGTCAGTCGATTAAAATAATGAGTCATTcattttataaagaaaaaaaaacctaaaaagtcagaagaaaaagaattaaaacAAAATCGATAAAGAAGGAAAACCAATTAACTAGACCGTTGGATATCTACCACGAAGAACTAGATGAATCAAACGGTGGACCAGGATAACCTTACAGACGGACAGGATTTAACCATCAAGATATAACTCTATCGAAATTACGAAACCACCCCTTTTCCTTCACTTGTATCGCAAATCGCATATCCTCGCCGGGTCTCTCTCCGCTCCAAAACAGCTTCAATGGGGGCACTCATACACTCCTTCTCTGTAGCTTCTCTCACTCCAACGGCTCTAAAACTGGTCTGCACAAATGGGCCCTCCTCCAAAAACCAAAATTCAAGCTTTCAATTCTCAAATGGGTTCTCTTCGTTTTCTTATCGTCGGCCATTTCCAGCTCAGAAGCTCCCAGTCAGAGTCAGAAGGTCGGTGATTGTTTTTGCAAAGAAGAACagcaacaaggagaagaagaaggaagacaaccaCAGCTTTGCATCGAAACCGGATGAGGCTACTGGGCCTTTCCCTGAATCTGTGCTGCTTAAACAGGTTCCCTTTCGTTTATATTTCTACACAAACTCCATATTTCTTTTACTCCTTTTCACTTCtttattttgggtttatggatttttttttattttgtaacttTGGCTTCCGAAATTCAAAGACTTTTGAGTGCGACCCTTTACTTTTTGGCTGCTGTAGAATGCTCAAAATTTGTTATTTGGGATTTAAAGTTAGTGTATTCGTGTTTCTGATACGTTCAAATTGTGGGCTTCTGAggggtttcttttgttttgttttgtttcttgggATTATTGTGTTTCACCATTCGCGTATGAGCCTTGTGTTCTGAAAGATTTtagttttcttgaaaatttAAATGAAGGTGTATAAGATAAGATTTTTTGAGTTGATTTTGAGATGAGACTTTGTTATGAATTGCAGAAGAAAGTTCAGGAAGATGGTAACCTTCTCCCTGAGTTTGCAGATGCCGAAGAAGGTAAGCTATCATGATTCAAATGGACTGCTGGCGATTGCCCTTTTTTTCCGAATGATTTGGGGCCTTGCAgttattgattttattttcatttctatGCAGAGAAGGTGTATGAATTTTTGAAGCTTCAGCTGCAAAGCGATTTGAATGAGGAACGAAGTAAGTGCGGTTCATGCTCATTTTTCTTGCTAGTAGGATTGCCTCTTGGCTTGACTTGTTAGATTGAAATGGTGAAAGAAATTGTCTTCTAATAGTTCATGGAACAAATGGAAAATATTATTTAGTGTTTAACCATGGTTGGTTGGTTATAACTTATTGTTTCCCTTGTTACAGTGCGCCACTATGAGCTGGTTTATCTGATTCATGAGAAACATGCCGAAGAGGTTGGGAGTGTCAAAGAGAAAATTGAAGGTTAGTTTTTCACTTCTAACTCTCTTAGTAATGTCTCCGTGAACTTCGATAGATTCGCAATGAACTTTGAGGCAGGCAAAATTTTCTCTTCTAACTCTCTTTGTAATGTATCTGTTATCACTGAAACAAATATGATAGGTTCACCATGAATTTTGGTGTATTCAAACTTTTGTCTTCTAATTCTCTTACTACTGTGTACGGTAAAGAGACACAAGACAGAAGTTGAGATCAAAAGAAGTTAAAATGCTGTGATGATGTGTGGATGTTTTGTAGTGTTAATGGTTTCCCTGCTACATGTTGATCTGTGAGTGTGTCACATTTAGGTTGCCCATGAAATAATCTTTAGCAGTTTTACTTTAGCATATTTGAAGAATTTTGGGGAGTGGTGAAATGTTTTCATGAACGTGGATGGAtagcttttttgtttttgtttttaatgttataatttagaggtcgcacttggtgcgatggcaagtgcctttgCCCATGAgcagtaggtctcgggttcgagacttgggagcagcctctccataaatgggggtaaggctagccgacattcacctctcccagaccctgcgtaaagcgggagccttgtgcactgggtacgagctttttttttttttttttttaacgttaTAATTTCTTTTTCCACCTAACATGGCAAGTGAGCTTGTAATTGATAGAATTTCATCCATCTATAAATATTGCTTAGATTGAACATTTGTATAGCAACTTGCTAACGTTCTATTCTACTGATGCGGTGTATACTTATCGGAATTCTTGTAGGATGAAGTTCCCTTACCCTTTTGAGCTGCATTTGAAATATATCGACAGAGTTATATTGAAGTTTATCTATGAATTACTTGCAGAGTTTCTAGCGGAGAAGAAAGCCAGGATATGGAGAGTGAGCAATTGGGGAATGCGAAGACTGGCATACCAAATAAAGAAAGCAAAGAACGCTTACTACGTTTTGATGAACTTTGAGATGGAAGCCAAATGGATAAATGACTTTAAGACCTTGCTAGACAAGGATGAAAGAGTCATTCGGCATCTTGTGATTAAGAGGGATGAGGCAATCACAGAAGACTGCCCTCCTCCTCCCGAGTTTCACACCCTCGGTGGAGGTACAGattctgatgaagaagaagaggatgatATGGAGTATGATGACGAAGAGTATgaagatgacgatgaggacgggATTATTATCGTCGACGCTGACAATGATGATATAGAAGAAGATAGGGAACAAAGAAGGGTAGAACAACTAGTGTAGGAAAACCAGGATTGATAAGAAAACTGAGGGCAGGGAAAGCGAGAaatatttttgtataaatttgtcTAACGTTTCAAACAATAGATTATATTTAAGTAGATGGTAGCATATGAAagatttgttttgatttatgtatcttatttgatttaaatttaaatagcATATAAAAGATTTGTTTGGATTTGTGTATcttatttgatttaaatttaAGTAGCGTATAAAAGATTTGTTTGGATTGATCATTTATGtatcttattttatttaaatttaaatatactaAAACTGTTGATTTGATTCCCATATAAGAGACtagtatataaaaatataataacgcTAGATATtaaattcgattttttttttcaaaggtaaagaattttattaaatttgaatAGAGATGTCTATATCAGAAGCCAATGTATTAAACAACCATTTAGGCTCAAGACCATTCCAACTATGAAAGCCTCCTTCCCTTACCACAAACGAAACCATTAGATGTGTTGCCTTGTTACTAGTCTAAGGAGCGAAGATAAATTCTATTGACTATGAAAGCCCCATTCACTTGCTACAAACGAAGCCACTAAATGTACTGCCTTGTTACAAGCCCAAGGAACGAAGATAAATTCTACTAACCCCACTCTTCATATGATGCCATATTAAATTCGATTCATAAAATCGTGTATGCTGTGCATCATAAGATACCACCTAATATTGAAAGTAATATAAAGTTATTTTGACTTGTGGTTCCGGAGTAGTTTGGTTTAGTTTGGTTTAGCttatagtttaatttagtttagtttagtttagtttagttATGTTGTCATATGCAGCTAGTGTTGTGGCCCCGCTTCAATGATATGGCTGGTTATGATTTTTGTATTGAGCGATGTGCTATTTGATCTCGTCTACCTAAGTTGACTCTATATGGTCTCACTTCTACGATGATTTTATGTGACCTTACTATTTGGTGGTGACCATTTGCAATTGCTGATACAAATCTGTTATATCTATCATTCTGTGACAGTTTGTATGGTGGTGTGTGAATTTTTCGTACATGCggtagcctattgtgaggtactaattatttataaaaaaaaaaaaaaactgtaccaaaaaactaattattaaaaaaatactattaaaatgacGAAATGCCCCTACCTtgtttgatgcattattttgggatgctTTTGAAGCTTGgtgacataattttttttaattattaaaaaaaatagtattaaAATGCATCAAATAATTTTGGGaacatttttgtccaaatctttttgttgaagcttggtgaCACCAAAATCACTATTAACCTTTTCCATtagctttatatatagatagaTGTTGAACTATCTGCAAACGTGAACAAGGAGGGAGGAAGCCCTCCATTGCATTCAGTGGTGGATCTGGAAAAAATTATTTGGGGGATCACATATAAAATTCACAAATATTTCTTCGACAAATAAATAGCCTTAGAAATTAAGTCATAAATCTAAAATCCATAAAATAACATTAAAAACTTCAATTGTTTATCCACAACGtgatttcatattttgaaaatgtATTATAACTTCATTATTAATGGAAATTATGATAAAAGACTAGGGTTTATATATGCCTAGACTAGAAGGTtaagtaattttttattttttttaagtggtCAGGTCTTATTGTTAAGAGAACATATAAATTGATCTAGTTTTGCTGCATATCAGCAGCAAAGAAGCTGCGCGCTGCACATAATGCCTGGCCATGCCCAATGTTCATTGCGGCATTTCATCGAGCAGTTAGAGGGCATATCCTAAAGACAATTCTAAGCTTCAAAGGGCATCACTTGGATATTCCACGGAGGTTTGCCAAAGTTGGGAGGGTCAGTTGACCCATCCCGCCCCTTGGTGGATCCGCCAGTGATTGCATTGGTGAACTAAGTCATCACAATATGCATGTAACATGTTTATAACATGGATTTTTCTGACAAAACTAACCACATATGCATGTAAAATGTTTATCACATGGAATTTTTTACATCAAAACAAATAacatatatgcatgcatgcatgtaaaTGTTTATCACATGGATTTTTTTACAACAAACctacataaaaaataatcatGTGATGGTTGAATATTAACATTTCACGAGGAAAATCTatactattatattatatgtaaAGCGCGCAGGTCCCATTTGGGGTCACGGGCTTCACTAAAAATATTTGGACAGAAATACCCCTTAACAAGCAAAGTTCAAAAGCAGCTAATAATGCAAGGGTATTTACGTCATATAAAcagtattttttataattaattttttgtacagttttttttaataggatATACTAGGGCTGTAATTTTTTCttgaatcccaaaccaaacaaaaaaaattcccaaattgataatatatatatatatatatatatatatatatatacttatttattttggttgcaTGCATGTTAAATATTGAATTTAAGTACTTTGATAGTAAACTATATTAGAAAtagaagcatgaaattaagtaGTTTGAAATTTTGGAACATCAATTTGAGTTGGTATGAATAAATTTGTATTTCAATTGGTATGAAATTTCAAATTGGTATGACGTAAAAAGTCTAAATTTTAATTGATATGAAATTGGAGTACAAAATTTTAGGCAAAAAACCCATATTTTAGACCATAgcccaaaattttcaaatttcaacccAAAAGTCCAAAACCGAAAATCCAATCCCTATCCATCTTAAAATACCGAAAACATTTATAGAATCTCGAAAAttgggaataccgaaatttcagtttgagattggtcttcaaattcccgTCCTAATAATTTTCTGTTTGGGATTCGGATCCCATTTTCGgtttgggatcccataccgaaccactaTATAAAGCGTGTAGCCCCCATTTGGGGTCACAGGATTCACCTAAAAGTTTTTGACAGAAATacccccacaaaaaaaaaagttcaaaagcaGCACAAAATAATGCAAGGGTATTTACGTCATATAAACAatgttttttataattaattttttttgtgcaaCTTTTTTTTCGTACCCCACAATGGGTTACCAATAATTGGATTCAATCGGTtgattattaaatattattttctatatttttaaacatgttcaaaacatcttaagagaagCGTAGTGCCGGTTAAAAAAAAGGTATTTTGCAcgcgcataataatgtgattcaattagttgtcaaataatttttcttttaacaaacaatattatctacactaagggggaggggtgggcttaacctcacaatggactagaaataatgtgattcaaaaaatgtgtAGTTGCGCATAAGCGCGTGTATGAAGGCTAGTTGTAATTAAAGGAGGAAGGTAATGGCAGATAAAGTAAGTTTTTGGAATATTGGGATATATTTTTGTTTGGATTTCCTATtagcattgtttttttttttttttaatggcgGACAACTGATTCACTGCATCAAAGACAAAGATGAATTTCATTAATGGCATATTGCAGaactttttgttgttgttggagaGTTGCAGACCTAAACGGCAGAGGAGGAAGATGAAGGCCGGATCCATCTTAACTTTACAAAACTCCTTTATCAAAATACTTTATTTGAAGCCATTGCCATGTCATTTACTAGTCATCTTAACTTTTAGTTGAGAATCAGTAATATAATCAATTCTGTCATTCTCATACTTTATTCTCATACGGCATGATGAGATTAAGGATGGGATCAAATAAAAGTTTACGAGGCGTTTACGAGGAGTTTGCTCCTTTCTTCCACGGGCCACCACAATCTAAATCAATTCTCATACAGCATGATTCATCGGCGATCCCCTACTTAGGATTGTTGTTAAGCATCTgtctttatttttcattttaaaaaaaaaaagattaaaaaaaaggaattcaatgaaaactaatgaTAAATGCTTACCAACAATCCAAGTAGGGGACCGATTGAGGATTCAACATGCCGTATGAGAATCAGTTTAGATTATATGGTCGAGACGAACTGGCGTGAAAAAGAAAGAGGACGGAAGGAGCAGAAATGAATGGGAAGGAAGGTCCTAAACTCCAATAATCATcataaattgtttaattaaatggtttttaaattatttttaattgaaactaaTGTGGTTGGAAAAATCTTTCATTGTGCTcggaacacaagtggtacattacgtgtcattatataagtagaatgaaagttttattttttaacttgttattttttttaacataaataTTTCACTACTTATATAGTGACGTGTGATGTACTATCTTGTTATCTGAGctcactgaaaaatctctttcaCATGAGATGCCACCTAAAGGGGGACATAAAATTGTATTACAAATACATGATAACAATAGCATTATTGTAAAGAGAAATACTAAGGAGATCTTAAAAACAGGACTTTTCATAGACTCTCTATCATCTCATATTTTTGACACAACATAATATTCGCACcaaaattaatgttaaattgtGAGGTTTTACTCTAAAAGAGTCTTCTTAACATTTTtcttattataaaatattaccCAAAAAGGTCAACTACAACAAAACTTTCAACGTGCAAATAAACCTGatattcgtgtcgtgtttctcgtgttcgtgtcatttttgtgttatacccgatagcttaacgggtcgtgtcgtgtaatacCTGTGGGTAATATGACCTGACCCGAaatcaacccgttaatattatcaaTTAATATGACCAGAAACTAGAAACTAGTCCTCCAACCTACTCAACCTGTATCTCGCTATTTATGGGTAGCAATTTCCATACTCTGTTTATCCTTTTTCATTGCTGTTTTATACCTTCTTTGTATCTGCCATGGAGTGGTTATTCAAAGCTAGTTTATGCATATGCTTACTTCGATCAAATATATTGTATTCGGCTTTAAGTATGTATATTTCTTTGAGTTGgatgttttaattataaaatatgaaaGGGCTATGGATAATACCCTAGTTTAACAATCCAATTCAATTTCCTTTTCTAAACTACTTATTACTTATGTATTATGCTAATTTAATTGAGAATAGATAAAGTTTATATCTACATATCTATTTGCCGCTGGTTTCGCACTATCCAACTTTATATAGTTATCTTTTTTCTGCATTTGTACATACTGTAACAAAAGCATACTTAGTCTTCAGCTTGTTTGCACTATAtacgtgtgtatatatatatatatatatcgtttTAGTTATATTAAATGAAGAAGCATGTTGGTAAATGGTTTTCTGTACAGTTTAATTTATACATATTACTTGAATGGTTTTGAAGGCA
The nucleotide sequence above comes from Malus sylvestris chromosome 16, drMalSylv7.2, whole genome shotgun sequence. Encoded proteins:
- the LOC126608220 gene encoding protein REGULATOR OF FATTY ACID COMPOSITION 3, chloroplastic-like, with the protein product MGALIHSFSVASLTPTALKLVCTNGPSSKNQNSSFQFSNGFSSFSYRRPFPAQKLPVRVRRSVIVFAKKNSNKEKKKEDNHSFASKPDEATGPFPESVLLKQKKVQEDGNLLPEFADAEEEKVYEFLKLQLQSDLNEERMRHYELVYLIHEKHAEEVGSVKEKIEEFLAEKKARIWRVSNWGMRRLAYQIKKAKNAYYVLMNFEMEAKWINDFKTLLDKDERVIRHLVIKRDEAITEDCPPPPEFHTLGGGTDSDEEEEDDMEYDDEEYEDDDEDGIIIVDADNDDIEEDREQRRVEQLV